The Enhydrobacter sp. sequence AACGACCGAATCGGCGGGTTTGAGGGCATCGCTGGGCGTCAGCCTGAGGTTGAATTCCTCCTCCAGCAGATCGCCGTCGGCCATCGGATCGTGCAGTTGGACGGTGATGCCGAAATCCTCCAGCTCGCGGACGATGTCGACCACGCGCGTATTGCGAATGTCGGGCACGTTCTCCTTGAAGGTCACACCTAGCACCGTGACGATCGGGTCACCGTTGCCGCCGCGACGTATAATGCTGCGTGCCACCCGGTTGGCGATGTATTTGCCCATGCCATCATTCACCCGACGGCCGGAATGGATGACGTGTGGATGGTAGCCGACCTCCTCGGCCTTATGGGCAATGTAGAACGGGTCGACACCAATACAGTGGCCGCCCACCAGGCCTGGCCGGAAGGGCAGGAAATTCCACTTTGTGCCGGCCGCCGCCAGCACGTCCTGGGTATCCATGTTGAGGCGGTCGCATATCAGTGCGACCTCGTTGATCAGGGCGATATTGATATCGCGTTGGGTGTTCTCCAGGACCTTGGCGAACTCGGCGACCCGGATCGACGGCGCGCGATGAGTGCCGGCGCTCACCACGCTTCGGTATACGGCGTCGACGATTTCCAGCGTTTCAGGCGTGTCTGCTGAGACGATCTTCAGGATATTGTCAAAGCGCCGGTCCTTGTCCCCAGGATTGATGCGCTCCGGCGAGTAGCCGACGTTGAACCCAGCCTTCCACCTGAGGTCTGAGATTTCCTCCAAGATGGGAATGCATACTTCTTCTGTGACACCAGGATATACGGTCGACTCGTACACAACGATATCGTCCTTCTTCAGTATGGAGCCGATCATTGCGGAAGCTCTCTGCAATGGGCCCAAGTTTGGTTGTTTACTAGCGTTAATTGGAGTGGGCACGGTCACGATATGGAAGTCGGCACTCCGCAAATCTTCAATCTTTTCGGTGAAGTGCAGGTTCTTGGTGACGAGTCTATCCGGTTCGACTTCTCCTGTTCGGTCATGGCCTTTCGAGAGTTCGGCAATGCGGCGCGCATCGATGTCAAAGCTCACAACGGGCATGCCAGCCTGGGCGAACGTCGTTGCGACCGGCAGGCCAACATATCCTAATCCGACTACAGAGATGCGTCTGATCATGGAATTACAATAGCAAAGCCGAATGGGAGCTTTCCGCTATTTTAGTTCGTTGGTCTGACCTATTTACGTGCTGCCGGCGAGGTCAGTCGGTCATGCCTGACATTGTCTCGAAGTGACGAGTACCGCTTGCATAGGGTGACCTGCCCTGATTCTTCGGACCACGGTTAACTTGAGAGCGCTGGCGTCTCCGGCTCCTTGTGTTGTCCCTTCAAGGACGGTGCTGCAACGGGCCGGAGCCGGGCGAACCTCGTTGTAGTGGCGGCGCCGACCTCGATCGCCAGCCCCTCCTTGGTCCATTCGTCGGTGACGGTCAGGCACCTGAGGCTGCTGGCCGTTGGCGCACCAGCCGAACCCGAAGTCGTACGACCAGACCTGGTTGGCGCCGGTCGGCGCCTGGGGCCATGGCAGGAGACGCCTGGCACAAAACGCCGCCAGGACTGGTGGCGCCGAATATGACTGCCACGCGGTGAGCTTACCCGGCCAGAAGGGCCGATTTGGAAGCTGCACTATAGTTGCAGTCCTTGAACAAATAGTATGGTTCGCGGCTATGGGTTATCTTTGAAGCATGGCGCACCGGTTTTTCTTCTTTGACCACTCCGGCACGCCATCCGCCTCACTTCCTCATCTCGATGTGATTGCATCGGCGGATGATGTGCGATTTTCGCGCGCAATTTTTGTTGCAGCATTTTGACATCGCTTGATATGCAGTCGCCCTGCAATGGACATGGGCGAGCCGGGAGCGATGGACCAGGACACTCCGACAGACGGGACGGCGCCACGCCTGATGGCGAGCCATCCCGGTCCTGTCGAGATGTTTCTTTTCGATCTCGACGGGACGGTGACGCGCGAGGAGCTGCTGCCGCGCATCGCCGCGCATTTCGGCGTCGACGAGGAGATCGCGGCGCTGACCCGGCGCACGATCGCAGGCGACATCCCGTTCGAATCGAGCCTGCGGCAGCGGGTGGAAATCCTCGGCCGGTTCCCGGTCGAGGAGGTCCAGCGCGTGGTCGCGGGCGTCGAGATCGATCCCACGATCCTCGACTTCCTCCACGCCCGGCGCGACCGCGCCACGATCGTGACGGGCAACCTCGATGCCTGGCTCGTCCGGTTGCGCGAGCGGATCCCCGTGCCAATGGTCACCTCGCGGGTGACCGTGGCCGACGGCCGGGTCGACCGCTTCGTCGAGATCCTGGACAAGCGGGTCGCCGCCGCGCGCTTCGCCGGCCGGCGGCTCTGCGCGGTCGGCGAGGGGCACAACGATCTCGGCATGTTCGAGGCGGCCGAGGTGAGCGTGGCCTATGGCGGCGTCCACATGCCGGCCGACAGCCTGTTCGATGCCGCCACCCACGTCGCCTTCGATCCCGGAACGCTATGCGCCTTCCTCTCTCAGTTGTGATCTCCTGCGCCGGACGCGGCAGCCGGCTGGGCCTCGGCACCACCAAGGCGCTGGCGATGATCGGCGGCCGGCCGCTGATCGCCTGGCATCTCGACCTGCTGGCCCATCACCCGGACGTGCGGATCGTCGTCGGCTACGACGCGCGCCGGCTGATCGACGCCGTCCGCGCGATCCGGCGCGACGTGCTGTTCGTCTTCAATCACGACTACCGGGAAACCGGCACGGCGGCCTCGATCTCGCTGGCGGCGCGCGGCCTGCCGCCCGGCGCGCAGGTGCTCTCGATCGACGGCGACCTGCTGGTCCATCCGCGCTCGCTCGCCGAGCTCATGGCGGCGTCCGGCAACCGGCTGGGCGTCCTGTCGCCGCTGGCGACCCTCTCCAGCGAGCCCGTGTGCGCCCTGATCGACGGACGGAACGGCCTGGTCCATGGTTTCACGCGCGAGGCGACGAAGGCTACGACGCTCGAATGGTCGGGCCTGTTCCGCGGCGAGGTCGATCTCATCCACAAGGCGAACGCCCTTGGTCTCGGCCGCAATCACGTCTATCAGATGCTCGAGCCCTTCTTGCCGATGCCCTATCTGGAGATCGACGCCACGGAAATCGACACGCCCGAGGATTTCCGCCGCGCGGAGGCCTGGATGGCGAAGGCGAGGCGGGACTGGAAACCCATATCGTGACCGACCCCGACCGATCCAGGATCATTTCCTTCTGGCACGAGCGCGCCTCGAAGACGGGTGCGACGGCGACGCGCTTCCATGCCGAGCATCTCGACTACGACCTGGCGGCGCTGGCGCCGTTCTGCCGCGCCGGCGCGCGCGTGCTCGAGATCGGCTGCGGCCAGTGCGTCATGCTGAACACGCTGGTGCAGAAATTCGGCGTCACCGCGCACGGCGTCGAGCTGGTCGCCTCCTATCTGGACCAGGCGATAAAGGACGAGAGGCTGACGACCGAGGTGGCCGACGCCGTCGACTACACGCCCCGGCCGGGCTTCGACGTCGTGATCCTCGCCGGTCTCATCAACTCCATCCCCGCGGTCGAGGAGCGCCGGCAGATCTATCGCCGGATCGCGCAGGCTCTGGCGCCGGGCCGGTTGCTGTTCGTCAAGTCGCAGTTCGGCCGAACCGTGGACGTCGATGTCGATGCCTGGTCCGAGGCACTGGGCGCCCACTATCGCGCCCATTATCCCCAGGTCGATCGCGAGGCGGCGCGTCTCGGCGAATGGTTCGATGTCGAGGTGACGTCGCCTTATCCGGCGGCGCTGAACCCGCACGCCAACACCCGGTTCCATCATCTTCTCTGCCGGGCGCGCTGAGGGATGAGCCTGAAACCAGGCATTCTGGGCGAGATGGAGGTCGCGCGCTCGGTGCCGGTGCGGCTGCTGCGACGGATCGCGGCCGACGTTCCGATCGGGATCGACGGCCCGTTCGCGGCCGAGCTGCGGGCGACGCTCGGCCAGAACGAGCCGAGCGGCGAGACAGGGGGCGGCTACCTGACGACCGACCTCGCCAAAGCCTGGGCGCTGCTGAGCGACCCGGAGGCGCTGATGCGGCTGGCCTATGCCGGCCATCGCCTGGCCATTCTGCCCTGGCACTGCGACGCCGACCGGCTGATCACCGTGGCGCCGGGCGAGAACCTCACCGAGCTTGCGACCGACCGCAAGCATACCTGGGCATGGTGCGTCTCCGAGGACGGCACCTGCAGCGTGGATGTCCACTCGTTCTTTCCCGAGCCGGTCGAGGCCGAAATCTCCTTCCGCCTCGTCCACCCGGACAGCGCGCCGCGGCAGATCACGCTCGACGGCCGGCCGCTGACGGAGCGCGACAGCGATATTCGCTTCAAGAGGCGGTTGGAGCCCGGCCGGACGCCGCTGCGTTTCGTTCTCGTCAGCGGGACGACCTCGGTACGGCACGGCGGCAAGCCGTTCCATTATGCGCTTTACAATTTCGAGGCCTCGGCCTTCGGCCGCGCGTCGCAGGGCTTCCGGCTCGACGCGCGGCCCTACGGCGACGCCTCGCCCGGCTTCGGACTGGATCCGCGCAAGGCGGACGAGGTCGCGATCAGGTACGCCCTGCATACGGCCGGCTTCCAATATGTGACATGGGCGGCACTCACCCGCACTTCGGCCGCGGTGGAGATGGCGGCCTGGAGTCGGGGCATCCCCTTCGAGCCGTCGCCCTTCGATCTCGACGACCGCGCTCGCTACGGCGGTTCGGTGACGAAGCAGGGGCAGATCTACTGGTTCCTGGCGCTGCATTCCGCCAATGATCGCCAGCGCTGGACGGTCTGACATGAAAAATCGTCCGCAGGTCGTGGCTGTCGGCTACAGCAGCGAGTTCTCGCTGGACCCGTTGTGCGACGTGCTTGTCGCGCGCGACATTCCCTGCACGCGCATCGACATGTACGACGCCGGCTGGCGAGAGCATTACCGCCCTCCCACCGATGGCCGCGAGGTCGTCCTCCTGAGCTCGCAGCATCCCAGCACCGGTCGCGGATTCTTCTCGCGCCACTACAATCTCTCGTCCGACGTCCTCAACCTGACGGACGCGATCAACTTTTTCGACCCTGCGCGCAGCTTTCTTTTTCCCCACGATCTCACGCATCCTTTTTATGACGAAGAGGTCGTGTCTCTGCGCGAGTTGACGGCGGTTCTCGCTCCGGATGAACGTTTCTGGTATCTTCGCCGCTGGACGCCGGTGCACGTCGTCGGATGGCCCAAGCTGATCGGCGCTGCCAAAGCGACTGACACCGCATCCGGCGCCGTTTTCATGCCAACGGACGTGGCGACGTTCAGTCAGCGCGAACCGGAAGTCTTCCGAAGCGTGTTTGGGGGGCTTCTACGGCCCGGCATCCGCTTCAAGCTGCCGGCCTTTTCTGGAACGGACGGGCTAAGGTCTATCCTTCTCGATGCGGGATGCGAGGAGATTCCAGCGACCGCCAACTCGGCCGAAGTGATCGCCCGCCATGCCACCGTCATCTCGAACGGCTTGTCGTCGATCGTCTCGGAGGCCGCTCTGGTCGGCAAGGATGTTATTTGCGTCAAATGCGGTGTTCAATCCGTCGAAGCCCAGTGGCACGCCTTTTCGAGCCACCCGAACGTCGAGCTGGTCGATCCACCCAACCTCGCCGAGGCACTTTCAGCGCCGCGGCGCGGTAGAAACTATACCAGCGAACTGATTCCACTCGATATCGATCTGGTCGTTTCGTTGATCTCGGGAACCATGGCTATTCGCCACGATGGCGCTCGGGTCGAGGTAGCGGAGATGGAACAATGACCAAGGAAACTGAAGCAGAGGAGAAGTTGCGCGCACTCCTCGCGGGAAATTCGGCCGCGCTCGCTGCCCTGGACGAGCTGGTGAAGGATCGGGAGGCGGAGCGGTACGAAGGCCAGCTCTGGCCGCATGTCCGGGAGTACAACCGCGATATCGCCGCGATCTTGGGCCATGCCTGCGCGGTACCAACTCATTTTCTTCATACCTCGTGGTCATTGGGCACGCCGACAGGCGACTTGCACAATCGATACCTCGACAAGGTCTTTGTCAGCGTCGAGGAAGGCCTGATCGAGGACCTGCTTGCACGTGGCATCGACGGCAGCATCGTCGAGTTCGGCGTATTCAAGGGATTCATGCTGGGCAAGCTCCTCGACAAGGTGGAAAGTCTCGGCGCAAGGCGCCGCTTCTACGGGTTCGACAGCTTCGAGGGGCTGTCCAGACCGTCGACGGAGCACGACTACGAGGGCTGGCAGGAAGGGCAGTTCAAGACGACTTTCGAGATCGCCGCCGCAAATCTGCGCCTCTCGGAACGCCCGCATCTGTCCCTCATCAAAGGCTGGCTCAATGACAGCCTCAAGGGGCCGGAGGCACAGGCGATCCGCCCTGTCGCCTATGCACGGATCGATGTCGATATCTACGAGCCGGCCCGCGATTGCCTGGCCTTTTTGTCCGATCGCCTGGCAGATGGGGCGATACTGGTATTCGATGATTGGCCCTATGCTTCGCAAAAGGGCGAGAGCAAGGCTTTCATCGACTGGGTGAAGACCGTCCCGCATCTCAGATTCGAATGGATCGGCCAGTGCAGTGCACGCATTTATTTTCGTGTTCATCATCGATGAGTGCGCGGGCTTGATTGGCAGATTGCATGAGCAGGAGGAGAGAATTCTGTCGTGCTGACTCAGGCGATGATTCTCTGTGGCGGCCTGGGCACTCGTCTCGGCCCCCTGACGGCGGCAACGCCCAAGCCACTGCTCGAGGTCGGCTCACGGCCTTTTCTGGACGTGTTGCTGTTCGAGCTGGGGCGCCACCACTTCCGTGATGTCGTGCTGCTGGCGTCGCACCAGGCGCCGCAGATCGTCGATTATGCACGCCACAATCCGATTGCCGGGCGCTTCGGATTCACCCTGTCCACGATCATCGAACCGGAGCCGGCCGGAACAGGGGGCGGACTCTACAATGCGCGAGATATTGCGGCCGAGAGCTTCCTGCTGTTGAACGGCGATTCGTGGATCGACATGAACCTGCTGGCGGCGGCACCGATCGTGGCCGGAGCGCCGGAAGTCGTTGCCTCGCTCGCATTGCGTCGCCTCGAGAATCCCGACCGCTACGGGACAGTGCGGGTGGAGGAGGGACGCATCGTCTCCTTCGCCGAGCGCTCGGCCGGCGCAAAAGAGGCGCTCATCAGTGCCGGCGTCTACTTTTTCCGTCGCGAGATCTTTTCGCACCTCGCGCCGAAGTGCTCGCTGGAGGCCGACATCATGCCGGCGCTTTGCCGGACACGTGCCGTGGCGGCGACGATTCATTCGGGCTTCTTCATCGATATCGGCGTCCCGAGCTCCTATGAGGAGGCGCAGCGGGAGATCCCGAGGCGGATGCGCCGGCCGGCGGTGTTCCTGGACCGGGATGGCGTTCTCAATTTCGACGATGGCTATGTCGGACAGATCGAGCGCTTCCGCTGGATCGACGGGGCGATCGAGGCCGTGCGCGCGCTGAACGAAGCGGGTTACCTCGTGTTCCTGGTGACCAATCAGGCGGGCGTCGCCCATGGCCACTATCCGGAGACCGCCATCGCCACGCTCCACGACTGGATGCAGCTCGAACTGCGCCGGCATGGAGCGCATATCGACGACATCCGGTACTGCCCGTTCCACCCGGAGGGCAGAGTCGCCGCCTACCGGCGGCGGTCCGACTGGCGCAAGCCGGCCTGCGGCATGATCACCGACCTTTGCGACTCGTGGGACGTCGACATGTCGAGAAGCCATCTGATCGGCGACAAGCCGTCGGATATCGAGGCCGCGCAGGCAGCCGGCCTGACGCCTCACCTTTTCGAGGGGGGCAACCTGCTCGACTTCATCCGAACACGGAAAGTTGTTGGAGCCTAACCCGCCAGAGCCAGATACACTGAGTACTTCAATGCAGGCGTAGCAACCTTCTGAGGGGGTGCCTTTTTTTGGGCACGACAAGAAGATGATGAAAGCCAGCATTGACCAGGTGCTGAAGCGGTTCGGATATGTCGTCTCGACGGACGACGATCGGAGAGAGATCGAGAGGCTGAAGAGAGCAGCAGCCCTTCGACGCTCCTTTGTTGACGTGGCTTTCAGGTACTTTCTCTACGGCGAGCGTGGCCCGACCGTGGAGGTCTCGTTCGACGACCTCAAGCCGGATAGCGACCCGGACTGGATCCCCCGGATGCTTGCGGCGAATGAGATGCACGAAGTTGAGTTTCGTATTTTCAGGTTCTTCCAGAATCCAAGTGAAACCATACTCGATATCGGGGCCAATAATGGCAACAGTGTCGGTTCCATCCTCGCAAGTGGATCAAAGGCCCAGATCCTGTCATTCGAGCCAAATCCGATGCACCACAAGTGCCTGGAGCGGCTCCGCGAGTTGCGAAAGGACGCGTTCGATTTTGTGCCAGTCGGACTTGCGGCAAAGGCCGCGGACCTGAAATTCCTGGTTCCCGTCGTAAATGATGCCGTGATAAGCGGCCTGACATCTGCGAACTTCGCGAAGACTATCGCCTGGGTTGCCCAGGAGAACCTCGTCGACTATGCGCTCCAATATTGCCAAGGCGTGCCGGATCCGCAACTACGCTTTGCCGAGTGCAACTGGTCGGTGATGCGTCTGGACGATGCCCTTCGACAAAACTACGGCGTCGCCGTCGACAAGATCGTTGCGATCAAGATGGATGTAGAAGGACATGAAGCTGCGGTTCTAGATGGGGGAAGGGCGACCTTGAAAGCGCACACACCGCTCATTTTACTGGAGGGCGCAAATCGCGATCCCGCTGTTTTCGATATCCTTGAGCCATTGGGCTATGTGTTCGCCGACTTCGATGGCGAGGCGTGTATCCTCAAGAATCAGATGTCCATGAAAGTTAACGGCTTTTATCTCCACTCGTCTAGATTGGGCCACTACCGCCAAATTGGCTTGTTGTCGTCGGGAGTTAAGTAGATTGAACCATTGCGGAGCGCGAGATCGATCTCCATAATTTCTCAACACCGTACGGAAGCGCGCCGAAGTCCGACAGGCTACAAGACGAAATGAAGAAACTAGTTCAGTGGACTTTTAACAAAGCCGGATATTCGCTGGTCAAATCACCCTCTCTCGAGGCGGAGCGACGACACGCCCCATCCGTGACTTCACTACCAGACATCGATGCCCAATCGAACGAAGAATATCGGCAGATGTCCGAGCGATTCTTCGGCAAGGGGATGCCGCGAGATTTGCGGAATGTTAAGCTCGCGTCGATCTATCCAGAGAATGACGAATTCTTTCAGCGTTGCTTTAATGCTTTGCTGCAAACAGAGGCCGAATTTGTTCAACGCCTGATCGACGATCAGGCGGCAAAAGGAGTGGCTGGCTCCTTCGTGGAGTTCGGAATCTATCAGGGAGCCTGGATCGATCGTCTGTTCAGGATGACCGAGAGCGCCGGCCTGACCGATCGAGCCATTTACGGGTTCGACAGCTTCAAAGGCTTGTCCAAGCCTCATGATCGGTTCGATGTGTCTTTCTGGAAGGAAGGCATGTATGCCGCATCGCGAGCCGAGGTCGAGAGAAATTTGAATATTGCCGAGCGGCCGCGAATTAAGCTGATCGAAGGGTATTTCAAAGATTCGCTGGTTCGCAAAGAGGCGAAGGCTGTTGGCGATGTGGCATTTGCCCGTATCGATTGCGATATTTACGAACCTGCCAAGGAATGCCTGGAGTTCCTGTCCAAGCGTTTAACGCATGGATCGATCCTCGTGTTCGACGACTGGACCCATGACTATGGAGTCGGCGAGGGCAGAGCCTTCGCAGAGTGGATCGGCACGGTTCCACATCTAAACTTCAAGTTTCTTTTTCTCGGACCCTGGGATCACCTGCACTTGCGCGTCTTGCATCGAGACAAGACGGACATTTTCTAGTCACAGTGGGAGCCGCTGAAGCTTCTCGTGCAGGAAGATCGACCGCATGTTCGCTTCAGCTTCGTCGTGGAACCTGGAATAGGTGGCGCGGCTGACCTCGGCCAGGCGGCTTAGCTCGGACGGCGTCTCGACGATCTCGAACAGGCTCGCCACGAGGTCGGCCATGCCCTCGTGCGCATGCCGGGGATCGCCCGACTCGATCCCCTTCGAGCCGCATTTGGTCGTCAGCAGCGGCATGCCGAAGGCCATCGCCTGCACGGTCTTGACGTTGATGCCGGTGCCCACCGTCACGGGCGACAGGACGAGGTCCATGCCGGCGTAGAACGCGCCGATATCCTCGACGAAGCCCGCCATCTCGACCCAGGGGCGGCCGAACAGCGGCTGCTGCTCTTCCGGCAGCCGGTCGACGATCGCCTTCACCTCGCCCGCGACGTGCAGGACGAAGGGGCAGCGCCTGCCGCCCAGCCTCGCCTCGATGGCGGCTATGCAATCGTGGGCCATCTTGAGGTTGATGTTGTTGGCGCTGGCGACGAGGCCCACGTGCCGCACGCTTTCCCGGTTCCTGTCGACGAACCTGGCCGGCTCGAAGTGGGGAATGACCAAGGCGCTGCGGCGGCCCGAGACCCGGTCGAAGTAGCGCGCCTCCTCGGCCCGTCGCGCGAGCACGATGTCGGCACGCGCGAGATAGGCGCCTTCCTCCTCGGGCGTGCAGGAGAAGAACTCGAGCGGCAGGCCGTTGGCGCGCAGCATGTCGTAGCGATCGCCCATCTTGTCGTGGGTGTCGATCACCTTGACGATATAGGAGGGGACGAACTCGAGCAGCCTCGACTGGAAGATGTAGGAGCAGATCACGACGTCGATATCGTGCTTGAAGCACAGCGCCCTGATGCGCTCGCCCAGCCCTTCCTCGTAGGCGCCGTCGAACGGCACGTCGGCGCCGCTCGGCATCGGCGGCTTGCCGAAGGGGATGATGTCGAGCGTGTCCCAGTTGGCCGCCATCTCGCGGGCGTCGGCGACCGAGTAGTCGCTGCTGCCGAGCAGCGCGAAATGGACGCGATGCCCGGCCTGCTGCATCCAGCGCGCGAAGCGGTAGATCGACGCCCGGTTGCCGTGGCTCACGGGATGGGACGGGACGGGGCTGAAATAGAGGACGTTGCAGGCGCCGGGCTTCGCCTTGCGTCCGGTCCCCGCCGCGCGGGCACGCTCCGCGCCGCTCATGGCCGAGGGCCACTCGACCGGCGGCGAATGTCCCTCCGCCAATGCCTTGCGCCACTTGTCGACGAGAAGGGACGTGTGGCCGGACGAGCGGCCGAACGAGACGATCTCCGAGGCCGGCTGGTAGAGCACGCGGAACCCCAGCAGGCGCGCCGTCATGCCGAGATCGGCTTCCATGCAGCCGATGTCGCCGTAGCGTGCGTCGAACCCGCCGGCCTTTTCCCAGAAGGACCGCCGGATCAGGAGCGACACGCTGGAAACCGAGTCCACCTCCCGCTCGACGTTCATGAGAGCGACATGACGGCTGGCGCCCCGGCCGATGTCGAGGATCGTGCCGTCGCGGAAGATCGTCGAGCCGCCGTCCCGGACGCTGCCGTCGGGCGCCAGCACCTTGGAGCCGACGATCGCGGCCCTGTCGTCCCGGTCCGCCGTCCTGACGAGATTGTCCAGCCAGCCCGCGAGCGCGATCGAGTTGGGATCGACGAACAGGAGATAGCGGCCGCGCGCCTGCCTCGCCGCGTTGTTGCAGGCTTCGACCAGGCCCCGGCTCCTGTCCGACCGCAGGACCTTCAGGCCGGGGAAGTGCTTCTCGGCGTCGAGCGTCTCGTCGCTGGAGCTGTCGTCGGCCAGCACGATCTCGAAGGCGATGTCGTGATCGTCCGCCGTCTGCAGGATCGAGTTCAGGCAGGCCTTCGTGGCCTGCCAGCGGTTGAAGACGGGGATGATGATCGAGACATCGACCGTCGCCGTCGGAGCGAGCGCCGGCAGGGGCCGCGGCGCCGCCGTCGCGCAATAGTCGCGCCACGCCTCCAGCGGAAGCAGGTTGGCATCGTTCAGGACCGACAGGAGCGACGGCAGGTCGGCCGCCGCGTCGGCGACATCCTCCGTGGTTGGCGGCGCGAAGATGCTCACGGGGCTGTCGGGCAGGCGGGTTCGCAGATTGGCGGCAGCGGCCTCGCTGTCGGCAACGATCAGGTCCGCGCCCGCTGCGCCCGAAAGATCGGCAGGCTCCGTCGAGGGATGGAGGATGATGGTGGCACCCGGCGACGCCGCCCGGATGGCCTCGATCAGCGCGCCCGGGGCATCGACATCGCGAAGGTAGAAGATGCCATGGTCACAGCCGTGGCAGAGCAGGTAGTCCCGCGCGCTGGCGCAGCCCGGCGTCGCTTCGGCAACGCGGGCGCCCAGACCCGTCAGCTCCTGCTTGCGGGATGGATCGATCTGCATCGTGGCCGGCAGGAAGGTCCCCTCGAAGCCGAGGAGATGCAGGTCGCGGACGATTATCGTCGTCAGCCGCGCGTCGGCCGCGGACTGCGGCCGCGAGGCGCAACCGTCGATCAGCAGGACGCGCTTTTGCCGTCGCGCGAGAGCCGAGGCCGGTTCCGGCCGGGGCCGACTCCTGGCTGCTTCCAGGGTCGCATGCGTGCCGCCGTCGGGGCAGGGAAGCCGCCCCTCGCTGATGCCGACCGTCAGGTAGTGGACCAGCGGATTGATGCCGCCCGCCGCCACATCGTGATTGTGGTCGTGATAGAAGCGGTTGCTGAAGCAGGGATGGGGATCGCCGGCGCTGTAGACGCCGCAGCTCAGATAGTGCCAGAGCGGGTTGATGGCGGGCGAGGCCGCGTCGGGGGTGCGGCTGCGGTAGTAGGCGCCATCGAACCAGGGATGAGGATCCCGGCCTTGCGCGGCGCCGTGGGCGAGATAGTGGACCAGCGGGTTGAGGCCGGCCTGGGCCACGTCCGGATTCCGGCCGAGATAGAAGCGGGCGCTGAACAGGGGATGCGGATCGCGCCCCTCGAACGCGCCGCGGGTCAAGTAGTGGACGAGCGGGTTGAC is a genomic window containing:
- a CDS encoding glycosyltransferase, giving the protein MIWRSANGGRAPHFSREHETLIRQWGMFNAEWYARGGPAEVSIAHYLRHGAAENRDPHPLFSTRFYLERNPDVAASGVNPLVHYLTRGAFEGRDPHPLFSARFYLGRNPDVAQAGLNPLVHYLAHGAAQGRDPHPWFDGAYYRSRTPDAASPAINPLWHYLSCGVYSAGDPHPCFSNRFYHDHNHDVAAGGINPLVHYLTVGISEGRLPCPDGGTHATLEAARSRPRPEPASALARRQKRVLLIDGCASRPQSAADARLTTIIVRDLHLLGFEGTFLPATMQIDPSRKQELTGLGARVAEATPGCASARDYLLCHGCDHGIFYLRDVDAPGALIEAIRAASPGATIILHPSTEPADLSGAAGADLIVADSEAAAANLRTRLPDSPVSIFAPPTTEDVADAAADLPSLLSVLNDANLLPLEAWRDYCATAAPRPLPALAPTATVDVSIIIPVFNRWQATKACLNSILQTADDHDIAFEIVLADDSSSDETLDAEKHFPGLKVLRSDRSRGLVEACNNAARQARGRYLLFVDPNSIALAGWLDNLVRTADRDDRAAIVGSKVLAPDGSVRDGGSTIFRDGTILDIGRGASRHVALMNVEREVDSVSSVSLLIRRSFWEKAGGFDARYGDIGCMEADLGMTARLLGFRVLYQPASEIVSFGRSSGHTSLLVDKWRKALAEGHSPPVEWPSAMSGAERARAAGTGRKAKPGACNVLYFSPVPSHPVSHGNRASIYRFARWMQQAGHRVHFALLGSSDYSVADAREMAANWDTLDIIPFGKPPMPSGADVPFDGAYEEGLGERIRALCFKHDIDVVICSYIFQSRLLEFVPSYIVKVIDTHDKMGDRYDMLRANGLPLEFFSCTPEEEGAYLARADIVLARRAEEARYFDRVSGRRSALVIPHFEPARFVDRNRESVRHVGLVASANNINLKMAHDCIAAIEARLGGRRCPFVLHVAGEVKAIVDRLPEEQQPLFGRPWVEMAGFVEDIGAFYAGMDLVLSPVTVGTGINVKTVQAMAFGMPLLTTKCGSKGIESGDPRHAHEGMADLVASLFEIVETPSELSRLAEVSRATYSRFHDEAEANMRSIFLHEKLQRLPL